One genomic window of Salvia miltiorrhiza cultivar Shanhuang (shh) chromosome 4, IMPLAD_Smil_shh, whole genome shotgun sequence includes the following:
- the LOC131022939 gene encoding secreted RxLR effector protein 161-like produces MIGSLLYLTASRPDILYSVGVCARYQAQPKESHLKAVKRIIRYVAGTSELGMWYSKDTNSNIVGFSDADWAGDADDRKSTSGGCYLLGNNVVSWSSKKQNCVSLSTAEAEYIAAGSCCAQLLWLRQMLDDYGMESNILTVMCDNTSAIDISNNPVQHSRTKHIDIRHHFIRDLVEKKLIVLEYIPTEKQLADIFTKALDFERFSHLRKSLGLCCI; encoded by the coding sequence ATGATTGGCAGTTTGCTTTATCTAACTGCAAGTAGACCTGATATTCTGTACAGTGTAGGAGTGTGTGCTAGGTACCAAGCTCAGCCAAAGGAGTCACATTTGAAGGCTGTTAAACGCATCATACGCTATGTTGCTGGAACATCTGAACTTGGAATGTGGTATTCCAAAGACACTAACTCTAACATTGTTGGATTTAGTGATGCTGATTGGGCAGGTGATGCTGATGACAGAAAAAGTACAAGTGGAGGATGTTATCTCTTGGGAAACAATGTTGTGTCCTGGTCAAGCAAGAAACAAAATTGTGTTTCGCTCTCTACTGCTGAAGCCGAATACATTGCTGCTGGCAGTTGTTGTGCTCAACTTCTTTGGCTCAGACAGATGTTGGACGACTATGGTATGGAAAGTAACATCTTGACTGTCATGTGTGACAACACTAGTGCTATAGACATTTCTAATAATCCTGTTCAACACTCTCGCACAAAGCACATTGATATTCGTCATCATTTTATAAGAGATCTTGTTGAGAAAAAGCTCATTGTGTTGGAATACATTCCTACTGAAAAACAACTTGCTGATATTTTTACCAAGGCTTTAGATTTTGAGAGATTCTCCCATCTTAGGAAGTCTCTCGGTTTGTGCTGCATTTAA